Proteins from a single region of Neodiprion virginianus isolate iyNeoVirg1 chromosome 4, iyNeoVirg1.1, whole genome shotgun sequence:
- the LOC124302180 gene encoding uncharacterized protein LOC124302180 isoform X1: MVYGSSFDMDSMPQTVPSAAGFSSSFDYSPFAFDLSLLPEDQDSLNSQSSLLKPPQIKREACSPRPGSPNTYPSPPYPGLCGELSPNYSVGDGSPGYPTSPYYVPQSPLSAQFYPTSPEPASKQPAKREKSLDLLAILQESRLLAESLGYKDQDSTDCTVPCTPPRTEEDIYNTLDTDFFAKKEEESNPLLKEILFKEEPLSADSSSPLSHNTTALEFENSPLRELLFRSTTGSHHHHQQQQHHHHHHHQNKPGDINGNLTGGRLEEEQHHHLASPAGSDLQLREEAIFKEHSKNDHQLLREVLRDTSFQRKYNLRPVDLGGVGTGFVENMEGSECVGDLAREQIEPVLSLAMQQLQKDFDNTCVALGIHPEPRRWSAADVAAWVQWARRQLQLPSVPLESFNIDGATLTSLTEEEFCQRAPQCGSMLHAQLEIWKAAVEESPRNTLAASWSPPGTVPATPASSASDASSMPASVNTAGPASAGSGSGCAMQEYSEDEEEDPIPAQNAGGKIRNGGSHIHLWQFLKELLQNPGVHGSCIRWLDRSKGVFKIEDSVRVARLWGKRKNRPAMNYDKLSRSIRQYYKKGIMKKTERSQRLVYQFCHPYCL, encoded by the exons ATGCCACAGACAGTACCGTCCGCGGCTGGGTTCTCGTCGTCTTTCGACTATAGCCCGTTCGCCTTCGACCTCTCACTACTTCCCGAGGACCAAGACTCCCTGAACTCCCAGAGCAGCCTGCTGAAACCACCCCAGATAAAGCGGGAGGCTTGCTCGCCCCGACCGGGATCACCGAATACCTACCCGAGCCCACCCTATCCCGGGCTCTGCGGAGAACTCTCCCCAAACTATTCGGTCGGCGACGGATCACCAGGATATCCCACCAGCCCGTACTACGTGCCCCAGAGTCCTCTCAGCGCCCAGTTTTACCCGACGAGTCCCGAACCTGCCTCCAAGCAGCCTGCCAAGAGAGAAAAGAGCTTGGACCTCCTGGCCATCCTTCAAGAGTCTAG GCTTCTTGCCGAAAGTCTTGGGTACAAGGATCAGGACTCAACGGACTGCACGGTGCCCTGTACCCCACCTCGTACCGAGGAGGACATATACAACACGCTGGACACGGACTTTTTCGCCAAGAAGGAGGAAGAGTCGAACCCGCTCTTGAAGGAAATACTCTTCAAGGAGGAACCGCTTTCGGCGGATTCATCCTCGCCGTTATCCCATAACACTACTGCGCTAGAATTCGAGAATTCTCCGCTTCGTGAACTACTCTTCAGAAGTACGACTGGTAGTCATCATCaccatcagcagcagcagcaccaccaccaccatcaccaccaaAATAAACCAGGTGATATAAACGGAAATTTGACTGGCGGAAGGCTCGAGGAGGAGCAACATCACCACCTCGCCTCGCCTGCGGGTAGCGATCTCCAGTTAAGGGAGGAGGCGATATTTAAAGAACACTCGAAGAACGATCACCAGCTTCTCAGGGAGGTTCTCAGGGACACAAGCTTTCAGAGAAAGTACAACCTGAGACCCGTAGATCTTGGAGGTGTTGGGACGGGTTTCGTCGAGAACATGGAGGGCAGCGAGTGCGTCGGTGACTTGGCCAGAGAGCAAATCGAACCGGTACTAAGCCTCGCTATGCAGCAGCTTCAGAAGGACTTTGACAACACTTGCGTCGCTCTAGGCATCCATCCTG AGCCGAGGCGGTGGAGCGCTGCTGATGTTGCTGCATGGGTCCAGTGGGCTCGTAGACAGCTCCAGTTACCTTCGGTACCGCTCGAGAGTTTCAACATCGATGGTGCCACCCTCACGTCCCTCACCGAGGAAGAATTTTGTCAAAGGGCTCCGCAG TGCGGCAGCATGCTTCACGCGCAACTGGAGATCTGGAAGGCGGCGGTCGAGGAATCCCCGAGAAACACCCTCGCGGCCTCTTGGAGCCCTCCTGGAACCGTTCCAGCGACACCTGCGAGCAGCGCCAGCGACGCTTCCTCGATGCCCGCTTCGGTCAACACCGCTGGACCAGCGTCCGCGGGCAGCGGTTCGGGATGCGCGATGCAGGAATATTCGGAAG ACGAGGAGGAAGATCCGATCCCCGCGCAGAACGCCGGTGGAAAGATCCGCAACGGTGGATCTCACATTCATCTCTGGCAGTTCTTGAAGGAACTCCTGCAGAACCCGGGAGTACACGGATCCTGCATCCGGTGGCTGGACCGAAGCAAAGGGGTCTTCAAGATCGAGGATTCCGTGCGGGTCGCGAGACTCTGGGGTAAGCGGAAGAATCGCCCTGCTATGAACTACGACAAGCTCAGCCGTAGCATAAGGCAGTACTACAAGAAGGGAATCATGAAGAAAACGGAACGCAGTCAGAGACTCGTTTATCAATTTTGCCATCCCTACTGCCTCTAG
- the LOC124302180 gene encoding uncharacterized protein LOC124302180 isoform X3, which produces MVYGSSFDMDSMPQTVPSAAGFSSSFDYSPFAFDLSLLPEDQDSLNSQSSLLKPPQIKREACSPRPGSPNTYPSPPYPGLCGELSPNYSVGDGSPGYPTSPYYVPQSPLSAQFYPTSPEPASKQPAKREKSLDLLAILQESRLLAESLGYKDQDSTDCTVPCTPPRTEEDIYNTLDTDFFAKKEEESNPLLKEILFKEEPLSADSSSPLSHNTTALEFENSPLRELLFRSTTGSHHHHQQQQHHHHHHHQNKPGDINGNLTGGRLEEEQHHHLASPAGSDLQLREEAIFKEHSKNDHQLLREVLRDTSFQRKYNLRPVDLGGVGTGFVENMEGSECVGDLAREQIEPVLSLAMQQLQKDFDNTCVALGIHPEPRRWSAADVAAWVQWARRQLQLPSVPLESFNIDGATLTSLTEEEFCQRAPQVYRCHRYRLLTPAVIPYSSDKERNSDRVTELRRVRYLLDSCLKVGVRVCISIHRCAASSVDARCSVKYANICQKRRLDKRVLT; this is translated from the exons ATGCCACAGACAGTACCGTCCGCGGCTGGGTTCTCGTCGTCTTTCGACTATAGCCCGTTCGCCTTCGACCTCTCACTACTTCCCGAGGACCAAGACTCCCTGAACTCCCAGAGCAGCCTGCTGAAACCACCCCAGATAAAGCGGGAGGCTTGCTCGCCCCGACCGGGATCACCGAATACCTACCCGAGCCCACCCTATCCCGGGCTCTGCGGAGAACTCTCCCCAAACTATTCGGTCGGCGACGGATCACCAGGATATCCCACCAGCCCGTACTACGTGCCCCAGAGTCCTCTCAGCGCCCAGTTTTACCCGACGAGTCCCGAACCTGCCTCCAAGCAGCCTGCCAAGAGAGAAAAGAGCTTGGACCTCCTGGCCATCCTTCAAGAGTCTAG GCTTCTTGCCGAAAGTCTTGGGTACAAGGATCAGGACTCAACGGACTGCACGGTGCCCTGTACCCCACCTCGTACCGAGGAGGACATATACAACACGCTGGACACGGACTTTTTCGCCAAGAAGGAGGAAGAGTCGAACCCGCTCTTGAAGGAAATACTCTTCAAGGAGGAACCGCTTTCGGCGGATTCATCCTCGCCGTTATCCCATAACACTACTGCGCTAGAATTCGAGAATTCTCCGCTTCGTGAACTACTCTTCAGAAGTACGACTGGTAGTCATCATCaccatcagcagcagcagcaccaccaccaccatcaccaccaaAATAAACCAGGTGATATAAACGGAAATTTGACTGGCGGAAGGCTCGAGGAGGAGCAACATCACCACCTCGCCTCGCCTGCGGGTAGCGATCTCCAGTTAAGGGAGGAGGCGATATTTAAAGAACACTCGAAGAACGATCACCAGCTTCTCAGGGAGGTTCTCAGGGACACAAGCTTTCAGAGAAAGTACAACCTGAGACCCGTAGATCTTGGAGGTGTTGGGACGGGTTTCGTCGAGAACATGGAGGGCAGCGAGTGCGTCGGTGACTTGGCCAGAGAGCAAATCGAACCGGTACTAAGCCTCGCTATGCAGCAGCTTCAGAAGGACTTTGACAACACTTGCGTCGCTCTAGGCATCCATCCTG AGCCGAGGCGGTGGAGCGCTGCTGATGTTGCTGCATGGGTCCAGTGGGCTCGTAGACAGCTCCAGTTACCTTCGGTACCGCTCGAGAGTTTCAACATCGATGGTGCCACCCTCACGTCCCTCACCGAGGAAGAATTTTGTCAAAGGGCTCCGCAG GTGTATAGATGTCATCGCTACAGGCTACTTACACCAGCAGTGATTCCATATTCGTCCGACAAGGAAAGAAACAGCGATCGTGTCACAGAACTTCGGAGAGTGAGATATTTACTCGACTCGTGTCTCAAAGTCGGAGTCAGAGTctgtataagtatacataGATGCGCAGCATCATCCGTAGACGCGCGATGTTCAGTAAAGTATGCTAATATTTGTCAGAAGCGACGCTTAGATAAACGCGTTCTTACGTAA
- the LOC124302180 gene encoding uncharacterized protein LOC124302180 isoform X2, with product MPQTVPSAAGFSSSFDYSPFAFDLSLLPEDQDSLNSQSSLLKPPQIKREACSPRPGSPNTYPSPPYPGLCGELSPNYSVGDGSPGYPTSPYYVPQSPLSAQFYPTSPEPASKQPAKREKSLDLLAILQESRLLAESLGYKDQDSTDCTVPCTPPRTEEDIYNTLDTDFFAKKEEESNPLLKEILFKEEPLSADSSSPLSHNTTALEFENSPLRELLFRSTTGSHHHHQQQQHHHHHHHQNKPGDINGNLTGGRLEEEQHHHLASPAGSDLQLREEAIFKEHSKNDHQLLREVLRDTSFQRKYNLRPVDLGGVGTGFVENMEGSECVGDLAREQIEPVLSLAMQQLQKDFDNTCVALGIHPEPRRWSAADVAAWVQWARRQLQLPSVPLESFNIDGATLTSLTEEEFCQRAPQCGSMLHAQLEIWKAAVEESPRNTLAASWSPPGTVPATPASSASDASSMPASVNTAGPASAGSGSGCAMQEYSEDEEEDPIPAQNAGGKIRNGGSHIHLWQFLKELLQNPGVHGSCIRWLDRSKGVFKIEDSVRVARLWGKRKNRPAMNYDKLSRSIRQYYKKGIMKKTERSQRLVYQFCHPYCL from the exons ATGCCACAGACAGTACCGTCCGCGGCTGGGTTCTCGTCGTCTTTCGACTATAGCCCGTTCGCCTTCGACCTCTCACTACTTCCCGAGGACCAAGACTCCCTGAACTCCCAGAGCAGCCTGCTGAAACCACCCCAGATAAAGCGGGAGGCTTGCTCGCCCCGACCGGGATCACCGAATACCTACCCGAGCCCACCCTATCCCGGGCTCTGCGGAGAACTCTCCCCAAACTATTCGGTCGGCGACGGATCACCAGGATATCCCACCAGCCCGTACTACGTGCCCCAGAGTCCTCTCAGCGCCCAGTTTTACCCGACGAGTCCCGAACCTGCCTCCAAGCAGCCTGCCAAGAGAGAAAAGAGCTTGGACCTCCTGGCCATCCTTCAAGAGTCTAG GCTTCTTGCCGAAAGTCTTGGGTACAAGGATCAGGACTCAACGGACTGCACGGTGCCCTGTACCCCACCTCGTACCGAGGAGGACATATACAACACGCTGGACACGGACTTTTTCGCCAAGAAGGAGGAAGAGTCGAACCCGCTCTTGAAGGAAATACTCTTCAAGGAGGAACCGCTTTCGGCGGATTCATCCTCGCCGTTATCCCATAACACTACTGCGCTAGAATTCGAGAATTCTCCGCTTCGTGAACTACTCTTCAGAAGTACGACTGGTAGTCATCATCaccatcagcagcagcagcaccaccaccaccatcaccaccaaAATAAACCAGGTGATATAAACGGAAATTTGACTGGCGGAAGGCTCGAGGAGGAGCAACATCACCACCTCGCCTCGCCTGCGGGTAGCGATCTCCAGTTAAGGGAGGAGGCGATATTTAAAGAACACTCGAAGAACGATCACCAGCTTCTCAGGGAGGTTCTCAGGGACACAAGCTTTCAGAGAAAGTACAACCTGAGACCCGTAGATCTTGGAGGTGTTGGGACGGGTTTCGTCGAGAACATGGAGGGCAGCGAGTGCGTCGGTGACTTGGCCAGAGAGCAAATCGAACCGGTACTAAGCCTCGCTATGCAGCAGCTTCAGAAGGACTTTGACAACACTTGCGTCGCTCTAGGCATCCATCCTG AGCCGAGGCGGTGGAGCGCTGCTGATGTTGCTGCATGGGTCCAGTGGGCTCGTAGACAGCTCCAGTTACCTTCGGTACCGCTCGAGAGTTTCAACATCGATGGTGCCACCCTCACGTCCCTCACCGAGGAAGAATTTTGTCAAAGGGCTCCGCAG TGCGGCAGCATGCTTCACGCGCAACTGGAGATCTGGAAGGCGGCGGTCGAGGAATCCCCGAGAAACACCCTCGCGGCCTCTTGGAGCCCTCCTGGAACCGTTCCAGCGACACCTGCGAGCAGCGCCAGCGACGCTTCCTCGATGCCCGCTTCGGTCAACACCGCTGGACCAGCGTCCGCGGGCAGCGGTTCGGGATGCGCGATGCAGGAATATTCGGAAG ACGAGGAGGAAGATCCGATCCCCGCGCAGAACGCCGGTGGAAAGATCCGCAACGGTGGATCTCACATTCATCTCTGGCAGTTCTTGAAGGAACTCCTGCAGAACCCGGGAGTACACGGATCCTGCATCCGGTGGCTGGACCGAAGCAAAGGGGTCTTCAAGATCGAGGATTCCGTGCGGGTCGCGAGACTCTGGGGTAAGCGGAAGAATCGCCCTGCTATGAACTACGACAAGCTCAGCCGTAGCATAAGGCAGTACTACAAGAAGGGAATCATGAAGAAAACGGAACGCAGTCAGAGACTCGTTTATCAATTTTGCCATCCCTACTGCCTCTAG